The proteins below come from a single Ochotona princeps isolate mOchPri1 chromosome 6, mOchPri1.hap1, whole genome shotgun sequence genomic window:
- the UBL7 gene encoding ubiquitin-like protein 7 isoform X1, whose amino-acid sequence MSLSDWHLAVKLADQPLAPKSVLRLPETELGEYSLGCYSISFLKQLIAGKLQESVPDPELIDLIYCGRKLKDDQTLDFYGIQPGSTVHVLRKSWPEPDQKPEPVDRAAAMREFRVLHTALHSSSSYREAVFKMLSNKESLDQIIVATPGLSSDPVALGVLQDKDLFSVFADPNMLDTLVPAHPALVNAIVLVLHSVAGSTPMPGADSSSRSLPSSSYRDMPGGFLFDGLSDDEDDFQPSARPTPSSSTSSSRPASLGYSGAAGPRPITQSELATALALASTPESSSHTPTPGTQGHSSGTSPLSSSGAQSGTPITSDLFSQALQHALQASGQPSPQSQWQTQLQQLRDMGIQDDELSLRALQATGGDIQAALELIFAGGAP is encoded by the exons ATGTCTCTCTCAGACTGGCACCTGGCAGTGAAGCTGGCTGACCAACCCCTCGCCCCCAAGTCTGTTCTCCGCTTGCCAGAGACAGAGCTGGGTGAATATTCGCTGGGATGCTATAGCATCTCATTTCTGAAGCAGCTCATTGCTGGCAAACTCCAGGAGTCCGTTCCAGACCCCGAGCTGATTG acTTGATCTACTGCGGCCGGAAGCTGAAAGATGACCAGACCCTAGACTTCTACGGCATCCAGCCTGGGTCCACTGTCCACGTCCTACGCAAGTCATGGCCTGAGCCCGATCAGAAGCCGG AGCCTGTGGACAGAGCAGCTGCCATGAGGGAGTTCCGGGTGCTGCACACGGCACTACACAGCAGCTCGTCCTACAGGGAGGCG GTCTTTAAGATGCTCAGCAACAAGGAGTCCCTGGACCAAATCATTGTGGCTACCCCAGGCCTTAGCAGTGACCCTGTGGCTCTGG GGGTACTCCAGGACAAAGACCTCTTCTCTGTCTTCGCCGACCCCAACATGCTGGACAC GTTGGTGCCTGCACACCCGGCCCTAGTCAATGCCATCGTCCTGGTACTACACTCAGTGGCAGGCAGCACTCCAATGCCGGGGGCTGACTCCTCTTCACGGAGCCTGCCCTCCAGCTCGTACCGGGATATGCCAG GTGGCTTCCTGTTTGACGGGCTCTCAGATGACGAGGATGACTTCCAGCCC AGTGCCCGGCCCACGCCTTCCAGTAGCACCTCCAGTTCCCGCCCAGCTTCCCTGGGCTACAGCGGGGCTGCTGGCCCCCGGCCCATCACCCAGAGTGAGCTGGCCACCGCCCTGGCCTTGGCTAGCACCCCTGAGAGCAGCTCTCACACGCCAACTCCCGGCACCCAG GGCCATTCCTCCGGGACCTCCCCACTATCCTCCAGCGGTGCACAGTCTGGAACGCCCATCACCAGCGACCTCTTCAGTCAGGCCCTGCAGCACGCCCTGCAGGCCTCGGGGCAGCCAAGCCCACAG AGCCAATGGCAAacccagctgcagcagctgcgcgACATGGGCATCCAGGATGATGAGCTGAGCCTGCGAGCCCTGCAGGCCACCGGGGGTgacatccaggcagccctggaGCTCATCTTTGCTGGAGGAGCCCCGTGA
- the UBL7 gene encoding ubiquitin-like protein 7 isoform X2, with product MREFRVLHTALHSSSSYREAVFKMLSNKESLDQIIVATPGLSSDPVALGVLQDKDLFSVFADPNMLDTLVPAHPALVNAIVLVLHSVAGSTPMPGADSSSRSLPSSSYRDMPGGFLFDGLSDDEDDFQPSARPTPSSSTSSSRPASLGYSGAAGPRPITQSELATALALASTPESSSHTPTPGTQGHSSGTSPLSSSGAQSGTPITSDLFSQALQHALQASGQPSPQSQWQTQLQQLRDMGIQDDELSLRALQATGGDIQAALELIFAGGAP from the exons ATGAGGGAGTTCCGGGTGCTGCACACGGCACTACACAGCAGCTCGTCCTACAGGGAGGCG GTCTTTAAGATGCTCAGCAACAAGGAGTCCCTGGACCAAATCATTGTGGCTACCCCAGGCCTTAGCAGTGACCCTGTGGCTCTGG GGGTACTCCAGGACAAAGACCTCTTCTCTGTCTTCGCCGACCCCAACATGCTGGACAC GTTGGTGCCTGCACACCCGGCCCTAGTCAATGCCATCGTCCTGGTACTACACTCAGTGGCAGGCAGCACTCCAATGCCGGGGGCTGACTCCTCTTCACGGAGCCTGCCCTCCAGCTCGTACCGGGATATGCCAG GTGGCTTCCTGTTTGACGGGCTCTCAGATGACGAGGATGACTTCCAGCCC AGTGCCCGGCCCACGCCTTCCAGTAGCACCTCCAGTTCCCGCCCAGCTTCCCTGGGCTACAGCGGGGCTGCTGGCCCCCGGCCCATCACCCAGAGTGAGCTGGCCACCGCCCTGGCCTTGGCTAGCACCCCTGAGAGCAGCTCTCACACGCCAACTCCCGGCACCCAG GGCCATTCCTCCGGGACCTCCCCACTATCCTCCAGCGGTGCACAGTCTGGAACGCCCATCACCAGCGACCTCTTCAGTCAGGCCCTGCAGCACGCCCTGCAGGCCTCGGGGCAGCCAAGCCCACAG AGCCAATGGCAAacccagctgcagcagctgcgcgACATGGGCATCCAGGATGATGAGCTGAGCCTGCGAGCCCTGCAGGCCACCGGGGGTgacatccaggcagccctggaGCTCATCTTTGCTGGAGGAGCCCCGTGA